One genomic segment of Bacteroidota bacterium includes these proteins:
- a CDS encoding porin family protein yields MIKKSLLTLILPILFISHSNAQDNVDNLPNFDEQSWHWGYYLGVNHYDFKITPTDLGMTNNDQLGIISDATIGFSVGLLGDFKVNDYLNFRVEPGLSYTTRNLTYHDDVMVNFEGTYERTDTIREIHSTYVNIPLLLKFGGKRMKNIRPYLIGGANLGIDLNSHQNGADDNTTGYEGFRTKTMNLFWEAGGGIDWYLPYFKFTTEVRGSFGIKDELVRDGNPPGTLFTPWTGSIDKLQTRAIFFVLKFE; encoded by the coding sequence ATGATAAAAAAATCACTACTCACCTTAATTCTACCTATCTTATTCATCAGTCATTCTAATGCACAGGATAATGTTGACAATTTGCCAAACTTTGATGAGCAAAGTTGGCACTGGGGATATTATTTAGGTGTTAATCATTACGATTTCAAAATCACTCCAACCGATCTGGGGATGACTAACAACGACCAACTTGGTATTATCTCAGATGCTACTATAGGTTTTTCTGTAGGACTTCTTGGAGACTTTAAAGTAAACGATTACTTAAATTTCAGAGTAGAACCGGGACTAAGTTACACCACCAGGAATTTAACTTACCATGATGATGTAATGGTTAATTTCGAAGGCACATACGAGCGTACAGATACAATTAGAGAGATACACTCTACGTATGTAAACATCCCTCTTCTGCTAAAATTTGGAGGTAAGCGAATGAAAAACATTCGTCCCTATCTAATAGGCGGGGCTAATTTAGGCATTGATCTGAATTCTCATCAAAACGGAGCAGACGATAACACTACCGGATATGAAGGATTTAGAACGAAAACAATGAACCTTTTCTGGGAAGCAGGTGGTGGTATCGACTGGTACTTACCATATTTTAAATTCACTACAGAAGTAAGAGGTTCCTTTGGCATTAAAGATGAGTTAGTAAGAGATGGTAATCCCCCCGGAACTCTATTCACTCCCTGGACCGGATCGATAGATAAACTTCAAACCAGAGCAATATTTTTCGTTCTTAAGTTTGAATAA